In the genome of Myxococcus guangdongensis, the window CATGTTCGAAAGTCTGCTCATCGCGAATCGCGGCGAGATTGCCTGCCGCATCATCCGCACGGCGCGTCGGCTCGGTATCCGCACGGTGGCCGTCTATTCGGACGCCGACGCGGGCGCCCGTCATGTCCGGCTGGCGGACGAGGCCGTCCGGCTGGGGCCTCCGGCCGCGCGCGAGTCGTATCTAGTGGTCGAGAAGCTCATCGACGCGGCGAAGAAGACGGGCGCCCAGGCCATCCACCCGGGCTACGGCTTCCTGTCGGAGAACGCTGTGCTCCCCGAGGCCTGCGCGGCGGCGGGAATCGTCTTCGTGGGGCCGAGCGCCGAGTCCATCCGGGCGATGGGCTCCAAGTCCGCGTCCAAGGCGCTGATGGAGCGGGCGAAAGTGCCGACGACGCCGGGCTATCACGGCGACGAGCAGGGCGTGGATCGGCTCCGGGAGGAGGCGAAGCGCATCGGCTTCCCGGTGCTCATCAAGGCGAGCGCGGGCGGCGGCGGCAAGGGCATGCGCCGCGTGGACCGGGTGGAGGACCTGGAGGCGCAGCTGGCGTCGTGCCGGCGCGAGGCGCTGGGCGCGTTCGGTTCGGACCTGGTGCTCATCGAGAAGTACGTCGAGCGGCCCCGGCACATCGAGGTGCAGGTGTTCGGTGACACGCACGGCAACTACGTGCACCTGTTCGAGCGGGACTGCTCGGTGCAGCGGCGTCACCAGAAGGTGCTCGAGGAGGCGCCTGCGCCGGGGATGACGGAGGCCCTGCGCGCGAAGATGGGCGAGACGGCCATCCTCGCCGCCAAGGCGGTGAACTACGTGGGCGCCGGCACGGTGGAGTTCATCGCGGACCCCTCGGGGACCTTCTACTTCATGGAGATGAACACGCGTCTCCAGGTGGAGCACCCCGTCACGGAGGAGATCACCGGGCTGGATTTGGTGGAGTGGCAGCTGCGGGTGGCTTCGGGTGAGCGGCTGCCGAAGACGCAGGCAGAGCTGTCCATCCGGGGCCATGCGATGGAGGCGCGCATCTACGCGGAGAACCCGGACGCGGGCTTCATCCCGTCCGTGGGTCGGCTGGTGCACCTGGTGCCGCCGGAGACGTCGCGGCACGTGCGCGTGGACACGGGCGTGGAGCAGGGGGATGAGATCTCCACGCACTACGACCCGATGATCGCGAAGCTCATCGTCTGGGGCGAGGACCGGCAGGCGGCGCTGCGGCAGCTGCGCGAGGCGCTGGAGCGCTACCAGGTCGTCGGCGTGGCGAACAACGTGGAGTTCCTGGGGCGACTGGTGAGGACGGCGTCGTTCTCCCAGGCGAACCTGGACACGAGCCTCATCGAGCGTGAGCGCGAGGCGTTGCAGCCGCCCAAGGGGGAGATTCCCGACGACATCTGGCGGCTGGGCGCGGTGGCGGTGCTCTCGCGGGCGCGTGACGAGGCCGCGAAGGAGGAGCCGGGCTCGCCGTGGGCGCAGTTGGATGGCTTCCGCCTGGGCGCGGTGGCGCCGTTCCTGGTGACGCTGCGCCAGGGGGACGTGGTGCGGGAGATTCGAGCCGAGCAGACCGGGCCTGGGGCCTATGTGATGCGGGTGTCCTCGCCAGGGGGGCAGGACAGCGCGGCGCGGGTGCCGGTGCGGTTCACGGTGGGCGAGCGGGACGCGGTGACGCTGGCGTCGCCCGACGGGACGGTGCACGCGACGGTGGTCCCGGTGGGGGCTCGCTGGAGTGTGTTCGCGTTGGGGCGGCGGTGGGAGCTGGAGTCGTTCGATCCGCTCGACGTCGAGGCGTCGGCTCCGGAGGCGGAGGGTGGGCTGCGCGCGCCGATGCCCGGCAAGGTGATCGCGCACCTGGCCGAGGTGGGGGCAAAGGTCTCCAAGGGCACGCCGCTGCTGGTGATGGAGGCGATGAAGATGGAGATCACCATCTCCGCCCCGCGCGACGGCGTGCTCGCGAGCTTCCGTCATCACCCCGGTGAGCAGGTGAGCGAGGGGACGGAGCTGGCGGTCATCGAGGAGAAGGTGGCCTGAGGGCGAAGCGGGCCGCGCCAGGAGGACCGCGCGGCCCAGGCGTCACTCGTCCAGGAGGTCCCTTTTCCTGTTCGCCGCAGTCAGCGTGTCGACGAAGGTCGGCTGGAGGGGAAACCTGAGTGGCAGGGCCACGCTGTCGTCGAGCAGGTGCAGCGAGACCTCTTTCCGCCAGTGCTCTGGTACGCCCACCATCATGTTGGCCTTGCGCAGCTTCTCATCCCAGAGCTGCAAGGGGAGCCGCCGCGAGCGGCGCCCGAGGATTTGCTTCATCTTCTCACTGGCGAGCAGTTCGTCGCAGGCGTACTCGGACAAACGCCAAACGGTCACCTCGGCGACGCTGATGTTCATCGCCTTTCGCTTGGCAGCATGCCTCCTGATGTCACGAGGGAGCGTCGATGCCGGCTTCACGACTGGAAGAAGGTAGAACTGGATGTCTCCCAAGGGGGCGAGCTGGAGGAGGTCGACAAGGCCCATGAAAGTCTTGCCGGTGGCGGAGTAATCCACGAAGCCGACCTGGAGCCCTCTTGCATCCGGTACGCCGTCCTGCGCGATCTTGCCTCGGAGGTACGCGAACCACGCAGCCAGCTCATCCTGGGAGAACGCTTCGATGGCGACGCCACTGAAGCTCCCGGAGACTTTCTTGATGACAGTGGTCCCTTTGCCATCCCTCATCTGCGCGGCCACGAAGTGCTTGATAGGCGCCAGGCTTTCTCCCAGGAAGAGGAGGGTGTCGAGCTCGCATTCGTTGCAAACACCGATGATCTCCTTGGCGATCTCCTTGGCCGCCGTCCGGTCCTTGTCCGTCCATTCGATGGTCGACTCGTGCGAGTCGGGATCCAGCCAGGGGATGGCGTGAGCCGATTCCTCTGCGGCTCTCCCCAGGAGTCTCATTCGTGCGGCCAGCTTCCTCTGGCGTCTGCCCTCCTCGTTGGCGAGCTGTTGCTGTGCCTCGAACTGGCGAACGCAGTCATCGTTACCACAGGTATCGCGCTCGACGAGGCCGAAGAGGATGTCGTCCTCCTCGGGGCGATCCTTGACCTTGCAGATGGGGCATAGGGCGGGCACGGCGCACCTCTCTTTCGCGACGCGTCGTCGCTGGGACAGGGGCCACGGCTTCCGTCAGGCGGGGGCGTGATTCGGTGCGCCATGGACCCTTTGGGGATCTGCCGCCACTGCACCCGCCATGCCTTATCCGCTTTTAAGTAGAATTCAGGAGATGCATTTTTTGCAGGCACCACTGGGCGTCAAAAAAGAACGCCTGTGCGTCACAGCGAGACGCAGTCGCAGACACTGAACGAACTCTCAGGCATTTTCGCGAGAGATTTGGACGACCATCGGCCGCATCTTCGGCGCACAATGCCTACATGAACTAATTATCAGGGGTTTTTCGCGGGCAGTCGCCCATCGCGAGGCGATCCCTGGCCCCCAATACCTACATGAACAGCTCTTCAGCCATTTTCCAGGGCCCGTGTCTCGGGCCGCGCACAGCCCTGCCTACATGCACGCAACAGCAGGTAGGGCAGGGGCGCAGGGAATCAGAGGGCATTCGCCCACAAATAAAGACAGACATCTCGTAAATCAAAGCAAGACATGTCTGTCTTTATTTTGATGTGTCGTGAAACTACTCGCCCGCGCGCTGGCGGTTGAGCCGGTCGTAGTGGCGGTAACCCAGCTTGTCGAGAGCGCTCGGCGGCGCCAGGCCGATGTCCACGAGCGTCTTGATGTCATACGTCCCCGCGAGCACCGGCGGCGCGTAGCTGCGAATCGCCGAGGGCGTGCGGAACTTCTCCAACGGGAACAGCACCGCACTGGTGTGCACGTGCACGAAGTGCGCGGCGGACTGCCGCTGCCATCCAGCAACTCCGGGCGCCGTAATCACGTGGGGCGTCGCCAGGAACGTGCCGCCCGTGAGGATCTCCAGCTGCTGCCCCACCTGCGCCACGATGCAGCCCGCCGGCGCGGTGCCACGGACCTTGCGACCCTGCGGATCCTCATCCGTCGCGCGCGTGCGCAGATACAGCCCACTCTTGTCATCCGGGCTCGGCGCCGCCTTGCCCTCGGGGTTCAGGAACCGTCCACCGGGCAGCAGCGTGAGCAGGTTGAAGTCCGTGTGCTCCTCGCCCCAGACGATGTCCGTGTTCACCTGCTCCGGCCGCAGCGGCAGGTACTGGAGCGCGCGGGTGATGTGCGGCGCCCGCTCGCACAGCGCCGTGAAGGTGTCCTCGGGCAGCCCCAGCGCCACCGCCGAGCCTCGCAGCAGCTTGAGGCCCGCCTCGTGGAGCGAGCGCCCCAAAGTCACGATGCCTTCCTGGAAGTACTCCGGCGCGTCGGGGGGCCAGACGTTCTCCGGATACAGCTCCGGGAACTCCATCGCCGCCACCTCGTCGTTGGGGTAGGGCGCGACGAAGTAGCACTCCTTGAAGTCCGGCTGACCATTGCCGGCCACCGCCACCTCGGTGTTCGGCGGCGTCCAACCGCGCTGGTACCAGAGCTCCGCGCGACCGTAGGGCTTCTTCGCCTCGGCCGAGCGCGCGATGAAGGCCGCGAAGGCGTCGTAGTAGCGGTGGAGCGCCTGCGTGTCGACCCCGTGGTTCTTGATGTAGACCAGACCGAAGACGCCGAACGCCTCACGCAGCGCCGCCGCGGCGCGCTCGA includes:
- a CDS encoding isopenicillin N synthase family dioxygenase gives rise to the protein MAETSSLNIPTVDLADLASGDASRIERAAAALREAFGVFGLVYIKNHGVDTQALHRYYDAFAAFIARSAEAKKPYGRAELWYQRGWTPPNTEVAVAGNGQPDFKECYFVAPYPNDEVAAMEFPELYPENVWPPDAPEYFQEGIVTLGRSLHEAGLKLLRGSAVALGLPEDTFTALCERAPHITRALQYLPLRPEQVNTDIVWGEEHTDFNLLTLLPGGRFLNPEGKAAPSPDDKSGLYLRTRATDEDPQGRKVRGTAPAGCIVAQVGQQLEILTGGTFLATPHVITAPGVAGWQRQSAAHFVHVHTSAVLFPLEKFRTPSAIRSYAPPVLAGTYDIKTLVDIGLAPPSALDKLGYRHYDRLNRQRAGE
- a CDS encoding type 2 periplasmic-binding domain-containing protein, which produces MPALCPICKVKDRPEEDDILFGLVERDTCGNDDCVRQFEAQQQLANEEGRRQRKLAARMRLLGRAAEESAHAIPWLDPDSHESTIEWTDKDRTAAKEIAKEIIGVCNECELDTLLFLGESLAPIKHFVAAQMRDGKGTTVIKKVSGSFSGVAIEAFSQDELAAWFAYLRGKIAQDGVPDARGLQVGFVDYSATGKTFMGLVDLLQLAPLGDIQFYLLPVVKPASTLPRDIRRHAAKRKAMNISVAEVTVWRLSEYACDELLASEKMKQILGRRSRRLPLQLWDEKLRKANMMVGVPEHWRKEVSLHLLDDSVALPLRFPLQPTFVDTLTAANRKRDLLDE
- a CDS encoding acetyl/propionyl/methylcrotonyl-CoA carboxylase subunit alpha — its product is MFESLLIANRGEIACRIIRTARRLGIRTVAVYSDADAGARHVRLADEAVRLGPPAARESYLVVEKLIDAAKKTGAQAIHPGYGFLSENAVLPEACAAAGIVFVGPSAESIRAMGSKSASKALMERAKVPTTPGYHGDEQGVDRLREEAKRIGFPVLIKASAGGGGKGMRRVDRVEDLEAQLASCRREALGAFGSDLVLIEKYVERPRHIEVQVFGDTHGNYVHLFERDCSVQRRHQKVLEEAPAPGMTEALRAKMGETAILAAKAVNYVGAGTVEFIADPSGTFYFMEMNTRLQVEHPVTEEITGLDLVEWQLRVASGERLPKTQAELSIRGHAMEARIYAENPDAGFIPSVGRLVHLVPPETSRHVRVDTGVEQGDEISTHYDPMIAKLIVWGEDRQAALRQLREALERYQVVGVANNVEFLGRLVRTASFSQANLDTSLIEREREALQPPKGEIPDDIWRLGAVAVLSRARDEAAKEEPGSPWAQLDGFRLGAVAPFLVTLRQGDVVREIRAEQTGPGAYVMRVSSPGGQDSAARVPVRFTVGERDAVTLASPDGTVHATVVPVGARWSVFALGRRWELESFDPLDVEASAPEAEGGLRAPMPGKVIAHLAEVGAKVSKGTPLLVMEAMKMEITISAPRDGVLASFRHHPGEQVSEGTELAVIEEKVA